In Thermomicrobiales bacterium, one genomic interval encodes:
- a CDS encoding proline iminopeptidase-family hydrolase, protein MTTNAYLDNTGRDDLLSGGVKMIPIDTPKGEFKVWTKRVGNNPTKKLLLLHGGPGSTHEYFEVFDSYLPAASIEYYYYDQLGSFYSDQPDDPDLWEIDRFVDEVEQVRQALGLDKDNFYLLGSSWGGVLAMEYALAHQEHIKGLIISNMMASGSAYNTYAHEVLMPAMDQDALAEIKAFEAAEDYENPRFMELLMEHHYVHHVLRMPAEEWPDPVNRGLGHINPKIYIPMQGPSELGLGGKLLDWDRTGDLPTIETPTLVIGAQYDTMDPAHMRWMAETLPNGRFLSCPTGSHLAMYDDYETYRDGLIDFIDDVDAGRFPTE, encoded by the coding sequence ATGACAACGAACGCCTATCTCGACAATACCGGCCGAGACGATCTCCTCTCCGGTGGGGTCAAGATGATTCCCATCGACACCCCGAAAGGGGAGTTCAAGGTCTGGACCAAGCGCGTCGGGAACAATCCCACCAAGAAGCTCCTGCTGCTGCATGGCGGCCCCGGTTCGACCCATGAGTACTTCGAGGTCTTCGATAGCTATCTCCCCGCCGCGAGTATCGAGTACTACTACTACGATCAGCTCGGGTCCTTCTATAGCGACCAGCCGGACGATCCTGACCTGTGGGAGATCGACCGCTTCGTCGACGAAGTGGAACAGGTTCGCCAGGCGCTCGGACTCGACAAGGACAATTTCTATCTGCTGGGCTCGTCCTGGGGCGGGGTGCTGGCGATGGAGTACGCGCTCGCCCACCAGGAGCACATCAAGGGCCTCATCATCTCCAACATGATGGCCAGTGGATCGGCCTACAACACCTATGCGCATGAGGTCTTGATGCCGGCTATGGATCAGGACGCGCTGGCCGAGATCAAAGCGTTCGAAGCCGCGGAGGATTACGAGAATCCGCGTTTCATGGAGCTCCTGATGGAGCACCACTACGTCCATCATGTCTTGCGCATGCCGGCGGAGGAATGGCCCGACCCGGTCAATCGCGGTCTCGGGCATATCAATCCCAAGATCTACATCCCTATGCAGGGACCGAGCGAACTCGGCCTGGGCGGCAAGCTGCTCGATTGGGACCGCACCGGCGATCTCCCGACGATCGAGACGCCAACGCTCGTCATCGGCGCCCAGTACGACACGATGGATCCCGCCCACATGCGATGGATGGCCGAAACGTTACCCAACGGACGCTTTCTCTCTTGCCCAACTGGCAGCCATCTGGCCATGTATGACGACTACGAGACCTACCGGGACGGTCTGATCGACTTCATCGACGATGTCGATGCGGGCCGCTTTCCCACGGAGTAG
- a CDS encoding FAD-binding oxidoreductase, with protein sequence MDHTTNRRTLLRAGSVAIGAVAAHTTGFGSFAQGTPLPEALVYPSDPRYADLRHGFNLRWVGSPAYIALCSTTPEVQQVVQDAVDKQLRITVRSGGHCYEDFAVGNNGGVIVDMSQMNGVTKDASGRYVIDAGARLMDVYTTLAQQYGVTIPGGTCGTVGAGGHISGGGYGLLSRLYGLTVDYLDAVEIVYVTAEGRAETIVASKNSSDPDEQDLLWGHTGGGGGNFGIVTRFLMRDLPPAPEQAHIFFHAFDWPALGETGFRTLVQNYGNFMAENSGVDSPFKGLFPGLAVPQAGGQIGLFGQYVGDQPDLLDQYAQAVEAGLPAPSANSGVRALPHLLAQSSDFSTLPWLEATRNSSGSGPEQRGKYKSSYMIEPFPDAQIDVMLEYFLHSNFSSPQAVLGIDGYGCQINAVDPAATAVPQRSSILKLQFQTYWTDPADDDANLEWIRSFYTAMYGEQGPMPDAVMDGCYVNYPDVDLVDWPTLYYKDNYPRLQRVKARWDPLNIFNYAQSIELPSAAPAS encoded by the coding sequence ATGGACCACACCACGAACCGGCGAACGTTGCTGCGTGCCGGAAGCGTCGCTATCGGAGCGGTTGCCGCGCACACGACCGGTTTTGGATCGTTCGCGCAAGGAACGCCCCTGCCCGAAGCGCTGGTCTACCCATCCGATCCGCGCTACGCGGATCTGCGGCATGGCTTCAATCTCCGCTGGGTGGGATCGCCCGCCTATATCGCGCTGTGCAGCACAACCCCCGAGGTCCAGCAGGTCGTTCAGGATGCGGTCGACAAACAGTTGCGCATCACCGTCCGCAGCGGTGGGCATTGCTACGAGGATTTCGCAGTTGGCAACAACGGCGGAGTGATCGTCGATATGTCGCAGATGAACGGGGTGACGAAGGATGCGTCTGGCCGATACGTGATCGATGCCGGCGCGCGGCTCATGGATGTCTACACCACGCTCGCTCAACAGTACGGCGTCACGATTCCGGGTGGAACCTGCGGCACGGTCGGCGCCGGCGGCCACATCTCCGGTGGCGGGTATGGGCTACTTTCGCGGTTGTACGGGTTGACCGTCGACTATCTCGACGCGGTGGAAATCGTGTACGTCACCGCCGAAGGACGCGCCGAAACGATCGTTGCCAGCAAGAACTCCTCCGACCCGGACGAGCAGGATCTGCTCTGGGGTCACACCGGCGGTGGCGGCGGGAACTTCGGGATCGTGACCCGCTTCCTCATGCGCGATCTACCGCCCGCGCCCGAACAGGCGCATATCTTCTTCCACGCCTTCGACTGGCCGGCCCTCGGCGAAACGGGGTTCCGCACGCTGGTGCAAAACTACGGCAACTTCATGGCCGAGAACAGCGGCGTGGACAGCCCGTTCAAGGGTCTCTTCCCCGGACTCGCGGTTCCGCAAGCCGGCGGGCAGATCGGACTCTTCGGACAATACGTTGGCGACCAACCCGACCTGCTGGATCAGTATGCGCAGGCGGTCGAAGCCGGGTTGCCGGCGCCGAGCGCGAATTCCGGCGTGCGGGCGCTTCCCCATCTTCTCGCGCAGTCGTCGGACTTCTCCACCCTCCCTTGGCTCGAAGCAACCAGGAACTCGAGCGGCAGCGGACCGGAGCAGCGCGGGAAATACAAATCGTCCTACATGATCGAACCGTTCCCGGACGCGCAGATCGACGTCATGCTCGAGTACTTCTTGCATTCGAACTTTTCCAGTCCCCAGGCGGTCCTGGGAATCGACGGCTATGGCTGCCAGATCAACGCGGTCGATCCCGCGGCGACCGCCGTGCCGCAACGTTCGTCGATCCTCAAGCTGCAGTTCCAGACATACTGGACCGATCCCGCTGATGACGATGCCAATCTGGAGTGGATTCGGTCGTTCTATACCGCGATGTACGGCGAACAGGGCCCGATGCCGGATGCAGTCATGGACGGCTGTTATGTGAACTACCCCGATGTCGACCTGGTCGACTGGCCAACCCTCTATTACAAGGACAACTATCCCCGGCTTCAACGGGTCAAGGCCCGCTGGGACCCCCTGAACATCTTCAACTACGCACAGTCGATCGAGTTGCCCAGCGCCGCGCCTGCGAGCTGA